GCACGGCAAGAGCACGTTTGAGTTCCAAAGAAGGCGGGTTACTGTGAATAAATTGTTCGAGCGTTTCCATAGGCTGAGGAGGTAAATTTGAGGCATGCCCTCAGCCTACCATTTGTTCACATCTTATTTAGGTTAACTGTAATCGATCGGTGAAAGGGTTTGATTGCACAGCTTCTCATAGCACTCATCAACCCAAGTATTTCCTGTTTCAATCCATTCCTAATGGTGATAGTGATGCCAGATTAAGCTATAGCCAAAAATTGAGATGGCAATGAACAGCCCAATCTTCCCAATTCTGCAATAGCTTTATCTGCTGCAAGGGAAATTTGCTCTAGGTTGTGAGGTAATCCTTTATTGGTTACGAACCGTTCCGTCTGGCATGATTGTCTTTGAAAATTTCGCCCCACTTAAATCTGTCCCTGACAAATCAGCACCCTTTAAATTTACGCCGCTCAAGTTCGCTCCCTGCAAGCTAGAGCCGCTCAAATCAGCATTGCTCAAGTCGGCATTCTGCAAGTTTGCGCTGCTCAAATTTGCTCCTTTAAGAGAAGCTTTTACCAGAGTTGAGAAAGAGAGATTTGCGCCGCTTAAAGTAGCAAACCCTAAATCCGCTTCGGTCAGATTCGCATAGGACAAACTTGCATTCGTTAAATTCGTATTGTTGAGATTTGTCCCCTTCAAATTTGCCAGAAATAGATCAGCAGAAGTTAAGTCTGCACCATTCAAATCAGCACTGCTCAAGTTTGAAAAGAAGAGCTTGGCATTCGTAAAATTGCTGCGAAATAGTTCGGTGTTGCTGAGGTTTGAAAAGTTGAGATCGGCACGACCAAAATTAACTCGAAATAGCTTGGCATCACTGAAGTTCGTGCGGCTTAGTTTGGCATTGCTCAAATCTGCCCCACTGAGATCGGTTTTAGCAAGGTTTGCGCCGCTCAAATCACTGTTGCTCAAGTCTGCACCCGACAGCAAAATCACCGCTTCCTCGCTGCTGATTAGATTAGACTCCAGCAAGAATTTAATTAACTGTCCCTTGCGTTGTCCATCCAGCCGATTGAGCGTATTCAGCGTGTTTTCGGTTGCCTGACTGCGAACATCGCTTCCTTGTGGAGCCTGCTTCAAGTTTTGACCAACAACCATGTCATAAATCTGGTTCTGGTAGCTATTGAGAAGGCTTTGCGAATCCGTCCCGATCGCCTGGTTAAATCCCTGCCGAATCAAGACAGAGCTGCCACCCTCATCTGCCAGAGCCACCCGATCTCCAAATA
This genomic stretch from Trichocoleus sp. harbors:
- a CDS encoding pentapeptide repeat-containing protein, yielding MAIVSLVLAQVPGAVLFGDRVALADEGGSSVLIRQGFNQAIGTDSQSLLNSYQNQIYDMVVGQNLKQAPQGSDVRSQATENTLNTLNRLDGQRKGQLIKFLLESNLISSEEAVILLSGADLSNSDLSGANLAKTDLSGADLSNAKLSRTNFSDAKLFRVNFGRADLNFSNLSNTELFRSNFTNAKLFFSNLSSADLNGADLTSADLFLANLKGTNLNNTNLTNASLSYANLTEADLGFATLSGANLSFSTLVKASLKGANLSSANLQNADLSNADLSGSSLQGANLSGVNLKGADLSGTDLSGAKFSKTIMPDGTVRNQ